In the Aristaeella hokkaidonensis genome, TCGTTATCATAACGGAAAGAAAAATTGATCCGGGAGGAACAGTATGAAAGGCCAGGAACAGAACCGCGGGAGAACGCAGAACCCGCACGCCGCCGGTCCAAGCCAGGGGTTTGTTCCGCCTGCCGCTGTCCATAACGTCCCGCAGAAGGAATCCCAGTGGTACAATCCCGCCCGGCAGCAGGAACCGCTGTCCTATTACACCCAGCAGAATTCCCAGGCGCAACAGATGCAGCAACCCTCGCAGGGCCGCCATACTCAACCGGCGCAGCCCCCGCAGGGATATCCGCAGCAGCAGTCCCGGCAGGGTTATTCCGCCCCAGGGCAGCAGCAACAGCCGCCCCGGGGATACTATGCGCCTCCGCAACAGCAGCAACCCCCGCAGGGATACTACGCGCCCCGGCAGCAGCAACTGCCTCCGCGGCAGAATCAATACGTCCCTCAGCAGCAGGCTCCGCAGGGTTATTATCCCGGACAGCAGGGACCCGCTGTACCCTACGCCCGGCCCCAGCCGCCCAAGCCCCCGAAGAAGCCCGTCAAATTCCTGCCCATCGCGATCCTTGCGGTACTGATTATCGTGGCCGCCGTCCTGGGCGCCAACGGCATTCATACCGCCAGGGAACAGGCGGCCGAGCAGGCGGCTATACAGCAGAAGGCGGATATGATCCAGGCCAAGGTAGAACCCTACCGCGACCGTTTCTGCCCCGGGGTTTATGTGAACGGCATTGACCTGGGCGGCATGACCTATGAGGAAGCCAAGAGCGCCGTGGAGTCCGGCATCCAGGCCCAGCATGCCGACTGGAAAGTCACCCTGACCTACGGCAGCAATCACGCCGATATTACCGCGTCAGACCTGAACTTCACCGTGGACGTGACCGGCGTACTGAACGAGGCCATGCAACAGGGACACAACGGCAGCGATGAACAGCGGTATAACGACATGCTGCAGCTGGAGCAGACGCCCTACCGCACCTCCACCGCCCGGCCCTCCGCCGGCAACACCCAGCGGATCGACGACCTGCTGGCCATCATCAAAAGCTCCATTGACCGGCCGGCCCAGGACGCCTATGTGACCCCGGACCAGGAAAACATCAACGCGCCCTTCCAGTTCTATGACGAGGTGAACGGGCTGACCCTGAACACCGCCCCCATCCGGGAGTGGATCTTTGAAAAGCTTTCCACCATGGAAAACGGCACCTATGAGATTCAGCCCGATCAGGTGCAGCCCTCCGTCCGCAAGGCGGATCTCATGCAAAAGTATTCCCTCCGGGCCTCCGCCACCACGAAAATACATACCAGCTCCACTGAGGACCGGAACAACAATATCCGCCACGCCCTGTGCGACTTCGTGAACGGGTATAAACTTGCGCCGGGCGAAACCTTCAGTTTCAATACCGTCGTGGGATACCGGACGGCGGAACGGGGCTTCTATCCCGCGCAGGAAATCGCATACGGAAACTATGTGGAAGGTTACGGCGGCGGCGTCTGCCAGGCCAGCACCACCCTGTACCAGGCAGCCCTGTGCGCCGGCCTGCAGATTGTGGAACGCAAGGCGCATTCCGAAAAGGTCCGGTATACGGAGCTGGGCCTGGACGCCACGGTCTACATGGAGAAAGGTTACAAGCATAACAAGGACTTCCGGTTCAAGAACAACACAGATGGGGATATCTACATCTTCGCCACCGTGGAAAAAGACCCGACAGAAAAGAAAAAGAACCGCCTGCGGACACGGGTGGACATCTACGGTCCCTACATGGGCGACGTTCATTATGAGCTGCAGTCCACGATCATTGAAACCCTTTACGCCGAACCTGAGTATAAGAAGGACAAAAAGCACGAATACACCACTTATCCCGGTGAACTGTACCTGTATTCCGAAGGCCGCGAAGGCTACAAGGTGAACGTATACCGGACAAATACCGTCAACCAGCAGTCTGAATGGCTGTATACGGATACATATGAAGCGAAGAAAGCGGTCTACTACGAAGGCGTGTGAGAAATCTCACACGCCTTCGTTAATTCATAATTCATAATGAGTTTGTCTGTATCCTATATGCCAAACCGAGCACCAGGCTGTCATTCCGAACGAAAGCGGATGCTGGAGTCGAGGAATCCCTTGATATAGAAACCCATACCTGCAGTAAAATACTGAATATACTTTTTCTACGGTTTGTCAGTTCCGCTTTGGTTCCCGGGAAAGTATAATAGTTAAAACTGCTGTTTGAAAAAGTTGTCAACAGATACGTCCCCCTGACAACACGGAGGTATATATGGAGAAGAAGATTCCGTATTTCATGGCTGAGGAGATTGCCGAAAAGAGCTGGATGATCACCAACGCGTTTGTGGAGAACTCCTATGCCAACTGCTACCTGATCGAGGGCGAAGACTATGCCCTGCTCATCGATTCCATCCTCGGCATGGGCAACCTGAAGACCTTCTGCGAAACCCTGACGGACAAGCCCATCCGGGTAGCCAACACCCACAGCCATTCCGACCATGTGGGCGGCAATTTCCACTTCGACCACTGCTATATGCCGGACCGAGATATTGCTTCCTTCCAGGACTGCGTGGGCGTCAAAAAGGAACAGGTCATGGAAATCGCCAAAAAGACGGCCCTGCCGGAATACAGGGACCTGATCGAGCCCGACGATAATTTCGTTGACTGGAACGCCATCAAGGTCTACCCGATTTATGACGGGGACATGTTTGACCTGGGCGGCCGGATCATTGAGGTGGTGGACGTGGGCGGCCACACTGCCGGCGAAGTGGTATTCATTGACCACAAGTCCCGCATCGCCTATTCCGGCGACGCCTGCAACGGCAACACCCTGCTGGAGTTCCCGAATTCCCTGCCGATTATCTCCTACCTGCGGAACCTCCTGCACCTGAAAGAACACCAGAAGGAGTTCGACAAAATGTACGGCGGCCACGAGATCTTCGACGCCTCCATCGTGGATGAGGCCATCGAAACCGTGGCAAAGGTGGTGGCCGGCACGGACGATAAGTGCGAGCGTCCCGGTATGATGGGCGGTACCGTCTTCTATGCCGCCGAAAAAGTGAAGGACGGCTATCCCCGGGTGGACGGAAAGCACTTCAATATGAGCTATGTTCCCGAAAAGGTGGCTGCCCCGGAGGAGACAAGACAGATCATCAAATAATTCATAATTCACAATTCATAATTCATAATGATTCCGATATGATTGCAGAACAGTGTACTGACTAACGGTACACTGTTTTTTCTGTCATTGAACACCCTCCATTCGGGTGCAAACTCTATATAATTATGAATTATGAATTAAGTCCGGCAGAGCGATATGTTGCTCTGCCGGACAAATAATTTACAGCTCTGGAATTTTTACAAACACATCATCATGACTGTCCATCTCTTTCATATAGTCCCTGTTTTCCGCTTCAAACGTGCCGAATCCCCACAATCCGTTCTCTGTAGTATACAGATCGAATCTCCCGATTCCCCTCACGTTTTTCCGATCAGCCAGCCGCGGCAATTCTTCCTTCTTCAGCACCAGTTCAGTGGTACCCAGCTCATTGCCTTCCTCGTCCATCCACAGGAATGTATGGGGAACACTCACGCTGTCATTCGTATCGTGCAGCTTCTCAATTTCAGCCACCAGCTTACCGTTATGTCTCGTAAGTCTTCGGGTCCACAGATCGGGTTTGCCGTCAAAGGCCGTCGTATTTTTCCAGAGCAGACGTCCGTTGGCACTGAACTTAACGACTGCATATTTGCAGAACTCCGTATAGCCGTTCGGATCATGAGGACCGGTTTCCTGCAAAAGGCCCAGATAACCGCCGTCATCCGCCTTTACCAGGTCCATCAGTCTTCCTTCTTCTGCTCCTTCCAAAGTAAGAGGCAATGTCGTTTCCCAGAACAAATTACCCTGAAAATCCATTTTCATGATCCGGGCGCACTTTCTTAATCCAGGTTCAGCACCCGCAAACACCAATCCGTCTTCTTCCTCAATCAGGATACTGGCACCATCAATCAGATTATTTTCGCCTTCATACTCAAGAATCAAATTGCCGTCCCAGTCATAAAATCTTTCATACATTCCGCCGCTGGACGGCATGGCAAGAATCCACAGGAAGGAAGGTGTAGCTTCTTCCACATTGCTTTCAATATCTGAAAACACAATCTCTTTACCGGTCGGTTGCCCGTCCTGGGTAAAGAATTTCAGTTTCCTGTCCAACGGATTCTGATACGGAGAATTGTCCAGCACAGTTCCGATAGTTCCGTCCTTCAGCACCGCCGCGCCCCAGAACCTGCAGCTACCTTCCTCCGGATCAACATAATCCCAGCTCACGGTCATATCCGGATTCATACACAGCAGCCGCGCCCTGGAATCCGCATAGTTGCCTACCGTGCCCATATTCCCGGAAAAGAGCAGCCGTCCGTCCGGCAAGGTGCATTCATAATACATGCAATCATATCCGTCAGTACTGATATCCACTACTTCATTCGCCAGGGCGGAACCCGCCAGCAGTGTCAAGCACAGGCACAGCAGCAGCGTGCACCCCAGCAATCGCGTCATTTTATCTTTCATTTTTGCCATCTCTCCCTGTCCTCCTTCGGGTTCCGCCAACTCTTATCGGTTTCTGATCCCATAATCGTCCCGTCCAGAGCTACCCGGAAATTCATATTATCCAGCCTGCCGAAGGTCTCCTGTTCCAGCTCCTCATCCGGCCGGGTCAGGAACACGCGGTAATAGATCAGGCCGCCGGGCCGTATCAGCCCCGGATGATCCGGGATTGTCTGTTCCTGTACCAGGTTTGTCACCGCCGTCCAGCCATCCAGTGCGTTCCCGGGCATCTCCCAGGCCTTGCACACTTCCATCCGGACCAGCTTCTCCGCTTCTTCAGCGCTGATCTCATGTCCGTCCTGCCTGCGCTGCTTCGTATTCTCTTCTGAATGAATATTGTATTTCCGAAGCATCCGGTTCGCCAGCATGGTGTTTTCTACGCTCCGGTTTTCCTCTTCGCCCAGCAGCGTACGCATCATATCCTTCACATTCAATGTGGAAGCATAGCCTTTGGCGCCGAAAACCTCCGCCACAAAAGCGTCTGTCTCCTGCTCCGTCGGGTTGGTCTTCCACCAATAGGCATGATCCGCCTGCAGCCCGCAGGTCCGGATTTTACTGACCAGCTCCTGTTTCTTTTCCGGGCTCCAGTTGATATACCAGCCGCTGTGCTGTTCCGTATCCGCGGCGAATTCCAGCAGCTGCCATTCCAGCGTCCGGTCCTTCTCCAGGTAGCTTACGGAGCCTTCCACCTTACCGGTGGCCATGTTGACCAGGACGCCGTACTGCAGCTCCACGGCAACGTCATAATGGGTATGGAAGTCAATCCGGTACAGCAGGCCGTCTTCCGCTCCGGTTCCCATGTAGATGAAGTCATAGAACCATTCCTTCAGGTTCGCGTCGGTCACACCGTACTTCGTCTTCACTTCCGCTTCGGCCAGGTCCAGGGCCTGTCTCATGGTAATTTTCTGCACCGGTTCCACCCAGTTCAGGTATTCCAGGCGGAATGCTTCCTTGTCCAGGTCCTCAACGCGGGTATGACCGTATTCGTCCACCAGCATGGAAGCGCGGTATCCGCCTTCTGTCTTTTCAATGGTATATCCCGCCTTTGCCGGGGTCATATCCTTCCGCAGGTCGGTGGCCTTCTCCATGGACTCATCGCTGACTTCCCCGGAGACAGTCCACATGCGGTAGGTTTCATCCCATTCCACCTGGGGCACCATGGCCTCCACAGCCTCCGCATCCCACTGCCAGCGCCAGTAGTCCGTCATCTGGTCCTTCAGGGCCTTCACGGCATATTCCTCATTGATCACAGGCTTCTCCGGCAGGGTATCCGGCACGGTTTCAATCCCGATCTCATCCCGCAGGTAATAACCCAGCGCGTCGGTATAGGCCTGCATGCCTTCCCGGCTTTCATCCCAGTCCGGATGCTCCGCCAGATACCGTTCATAGAACACCAGCAGCGTATCGGGCGCCAGGCCCAGGCTGTCCTCCTCCACAGGAGCGTTATAGTAAAGGTTCTCCCGGATCACTTCACCGTAAGTATTGTTGATAATCCGGTCCGCGGCGGCTTCCCTTTCCTCCTTTGCCAGGGTTTCATTGTTGGCTGCGGTATACAGTTCCTCATCTATCTCAAAATTGCATTCCTTCATGGTGCCGATAAACTGAAGCTTGTCCTCCAGCTGCCAGCGTTCCAGCACGCCTTCCCGTTCCATCTCGGCAACTTTCGCGTAATATTCATGCACCAGTACACCCACCGCGACACCCACAACGGAAATCAGCAGCAGCGCCACGGCGATCACAACGCCAAAGGACACTTTCGTCCGCTTTTTCATCTCTTCTCCTTTCACGATTTGCCGAACCATCCGGTTCTTCCAGTAATCGGAAGGCTGACAGCCCGTGACCGAAGCATCCAGGGCGCGGTATAATTCATTTTCCTTCATTTCTCTCAGCCTCCTTCCAGTTCAAGTTTCAGCAGTTTCCTGGCCTTTTCCAGGCTCCGGCTGACCGAGGCCTGGCTGATGCCCAGGGTTTCCGCAATCTCATTCGTTCTCATCCGGTTCCAGTAATACAGAATCACGATCTGCCGTTCCCGGAAGGGGAGTTCCTTCACCATGGCGAGGATTTCCCGGTCCGCAGGATCCGGTTCCGCAATCTGGATTTCATCCAGATCCGCCTTGTGGTCTATATGCTTCCACCACCGGCTGCGGTGATAGTCGTGGCACAGGTTTATGGCCACGCGGATCAGCCAGGCTTTTTCACTCTCCCGACGGAATCCTCCGCTTTGCCATGCCTTGAGGAAAGTTTCCTGTACTATATCCTGCGCCATCGCCGTATCACCCAGCGTCAGGCGGCATAAACCCAGCAATATACCTGAATAGGCATCCACCAGGCGGTTCAGTTCCTCTTCGCTCATGGAGCCCGGTACCTGGGTCTCCTTTCGCATATGCCCCGCCTCCTCACTTTCCGGATTATCCGTCTTCCCCGGGGCCGCCGGATATCCGTTTTTCCGGGCCTTTCCTCGCCCGTTCACTTATCAGACGGAAAAAGATAGTTTTTTTATTCATGCAGAATAAAAAAACTGTATAATTCATAATTCATAATTCATAATGATTGGAATGTTATACCAAAGCACAACACCGATCATCCGGCATATTTTTGATATTGAAAACATGACATCTGTTATGAACAGACAATAACAGTCCGGGTATAAACACTATATAATTGTGAATTATGAATTATGAATTCCATACAGCAGAACGCTTCATCGTTCTGCTGTACAACACCGCCGATACCGCGCAGAGCACGGCGCACAGAACCATCGTCCAGGGTATACTTACGTCCGCCATTCCGTTCAGGCCCAGCTCCATCGGCACCGCCAGGCTGCCGCCCACGATGGCGTTCAGGCTCATGGCCGTTGCCCGGTCCGGTGTTTTGATCATTTCATTTTGCATAGAACCGGTCAGCGGGCTGATCAGCGCGCCCGCCGCGGAAATCACCGTAATCAGCATCACGGACAAAAGTCCGGAGGTCGTCACCGCCAGTGCCCCCGCGCAAAGGGCTGTCGTCAGCAGAAGTCCCAGGCCCATGCGTTTCTGGCCCAGGCGCTTTGTGATCCTGTGGCTGAGCGGCCCGCACAGGCCCGCCAGCGTCATCACAAGAAACGCCGCGCCAATCATCCGGTCACTCATGCCGCAGCGCACATACAGCTTCTGATTAAAGAAAACCATCATACACTGCATTGTCTCCCCGGCAAGCGTGCAGCACAGCACCAGCTGGATCATGCCCGGCACCCGGAAATGTTCTTTTACCAAGGCCAGCATGCTCCTTTTCTGCTGACACTCTTCCTCCGGCTTCACCTCCGCCAGGAAGAAAGTCAGCACCGCCGCCAGGCCGTAAGCAATCATGGTCCACAGCGCGGCAGCACGGTACTGCCCGCTGAGGAACACCGTATAAACCAGGCCTGAAAGCAGCACGCCGGCCTCTCCCACCGCCTGGCACCATCCTTCGTATTTCTGGTTTTTCTCCGGAGGCGCGGAAAGATACAGCATGGAGGAATCCACGCCGCTCAATCCGCTGAGCACCACCGCCAGCAGCACACGCTCCGCCAGGAAGCCCGCGAATCCTTCCGCCTGCCAGAAGATAACCTTGGTCACCAGGAACAGGACATTGCAGGCAATCATCGTCCTCCGGTAGCCGATCCGGTCCGCCAGCCAGCCCCAGGGTACCTCCAGCGCCATGCTCAGCGCCAAGTTGACCGCCTCGATCGTCCCGATCTGCAGCATACTCAGCCCCGCCGCCTCCCGGTAAAGTGTGGCAACAGAAGCATAAAACACCATACCCTGCAGGAACGTAATCACGCAAAGCAGGGGAATATTCTTTTTTTGCATAACAAAAACACACCTTATCTGATATTCTGAAGCGCAACAAAAAACAGACCTCTCCCGGGTCTATATCACTTCAGCGTATCAGGTGGGCGTGTTCATCAATCAGGATTCTCCTTCGTATCAGTCTGGAAGCAGTATAACCGCTGTCCGGACAGATGTCAATGCGGCGGGCACCGGTAAAAAGGAAAATATTTACAGGACATGCAAATTACCCAAGCTTATCTTTCCCCTTTCGTCCTGTTCTTCTTCCGCCATTTCAGGTATACTTTCATTGTAACAGGGGCAGACCCTGGCACGAGTGGAAAAGGAGGAACTGGATCATGTATGAGTATTATGTGGAGGCCTGCAACGTCAGGGAGGCCGAGGGCCTGATGAATCAGCTGGCTGCGGAAGGCTGGCGTGTCATCACCGTCACTCCCGATATCGCCAGGGGGCACGGTGTGGTCATCACTTTTGAACGCCAGAAGGGCTAAAAAAGAAAAACCGGAAATCTCCGGTCAATCAGAAAAAGGCTGCCGCGTTTTCCGCGGCAGTCTTTTTTGTTCCTGGTCAGATCAGGATTCCTTCGCAGTGATCCAGCTCATGCTGGACAATCTGGGCGGCATAACCGGACAGGGTTCCGGTCCGCTTGTTCATGTCCATATCCTGCCAGGTGACGGTAATGCTTCTGTACCGTTTGGTCTTCCGGACGCCGTCCAGGGACAGGCATCCTTCTTCCGTCTCGTACTCCCCGTCCTTGTTGATGATCTTCGGATTCAGCATCACCATGATCAGCGGGCCGTTGCAGAAAGCAATGATCCGCTTCCGCTTTCCGATCATGTTCGCCGCCAGCCCGACGCACCGATCCGCGTTGGCCTGCAGCGTGTCCACCAGATCTTCCGCGATCGGCAGATCCGCAGCTGTCGCGTTCAAAGACTTGCGCTGCAGAAAAATCGGATCGTGAATGATCTCCCTTACCATTGTTTCTCCCTCCATGCAATCCTTTGCAGTGTATCACATAGTATAGGAAAAAAAACGTTTCGTTTCAAGCGACTTCGTCACAAAAAGAGACTTTGTCACAAAAAAAGCGGGAACCGAAGTTCCCGCGCGATTCCGGTTTACCGTTCTTCGCCTGCCGCGAAGTAGCGGACCAGCCGCATGATCTTTCCCAGCTCCCGGATGTCCCTTCCCACATGGCCGGTTTCCAGGGAGTGATTGGCATCCGGCGTTTCATACAGTGGAATCCCCAGCCGGTGGCAGTTTGCCCGGATGACGTCCGACTCCGCCCAGGTGTCCGCGGTCCCATAGAAGGCGATCGCCTTTATACCGGTATAGGCGAAGGTATCCTCCACCGGGGTGAAAAGAATCTGGCGGCAGTCAATGCCGTGGGCTTTGGCATAGGCAGGCCCGATCACCGTACCGACGCTCTTGCCGACGAAGAGGATATCTTCATACTTGTTCCACCGGATTTTCTTCAGCATGGCTTCCGCCTGCTCCGCAGCCATCCTGACGCACTGCTCCTTTTTCTCCGCGTTACCCTTCACCCCGGCCGGAAAACCGGAATAGGGCACACAGACCACTTCCCAGCCCATCTTCTGCAGGAGACTGCGGCTGTAGTACAGCAGCGGTTTATCACAGGTATAGCCAATTCCCGGGAAAAAGCATGCCAGTTTTTTCTTCGCTTTCATCTGTCCGGATCCTTCGTTTGTTTCTTTGTCCGCGCACCGTTGCGCTTCCGGTGATTATGTTCCCGCCCCGCGGGTTTTCATGATTCAGGTCTCAATCTATAATGTCCGTACTTTTTCTCTGACTTCAGTATATGAAATATGTGCGTACACTTCAAGGACTTTGTCACACAAACAGGAAAAAAACAAAAAACGCCTCTTCCGAAACGTTTTTTGTCCCTTTTCCTTCCCCTCTACCAGATCAGGGATGACAGATACGTAATCAGCGGAATGGAAGCAAGCGAGAACACCGTGGAAAACACCACCGTCTCCACCGCGTAAGGATAATCTTTTCCATACAGCTGGGCATACACCGCCACATTGGAGCCCACCGGGCAGGCGGCACAGATCAGCAGGACAGTTCTCATTTCCTGCATACTTTCCGGCAGAAGCCACAGAAGCAGCAGCGCGATCAGCGGAATTGCCAGCAGCCGGACAACAGAAATCAGCCCGAGGGATTTGCGCTTCAGCATCCCGGGGATATCCGTCTGCGCCAGGTAAATGCCCACCGTGAACATGGCCAGGGGCGTGTTCAGCCCCGCCACCGTGCGCAGTCCGCCGCTGATGATCTCTGGAAGGGGCAGCCGGGACGCGAACAGCGCGACGCCAACCAGCAGCGCGATCACAAAAGGCGCCCGGATCAGCTTTTTCGGCTGCAGGCCCTGCAGCACCGGCTGGCCGTTCAGCCGGGAAACCCCGTAAGTCCACTGGCCGATATTCAGCAGCGCGATAAACGGGGCGGCATAAAACACCGCACCCTCCCCCAGGGCGGCAATCACCAGGGGGATGCCGAAAAAGCCGGGATTCGCAAAGGAGGAAGCAAAGGCCCCGACCGGGTCCTTCCGGAATACAAAATGGGAAACCAGCACAGACACGAGCAACAGCACAAAGGACGTTGCAGCGCTCCATAAGAGGCCGTATACATGCTCCGCCGTCCGCTCCACCAGAAATCCGTTAATGATGACCGCGGGCAGGGAGACGTAGATCAGGATATTCCCGATCGTCCGGCTGCCTTCCCGGGTGATCCTGCCGCACCGGAAAAGCAGGAACCCGATGCCCGCCAGCAGGAACATCTGCAGGATCTGTCTGATCAGAATCAAAAACATATGTCTATCCTCCGGCTGTCCGGTTCGTTATCGGAACCCACCGCCGGAAGCATTATAACCGTCCTGTCCCTTCAGCTGCAAGCTTCTGTTCCCGGACTTCCTTTCCCCTTATCCTTCTTCTGCCGGCCGCAGGCCTGATTCCGTTTTTCTGTACTTTGAATGTTTTTTCCCTGAAAACCCCGTTTGAAAACCGGCTGCCGGATCGTCTATATATAGAAAACATTTACTGATTGTGCGATGATGAAGGAAAGAATCGCTGACGCTCTTTGAAAGGAGTTTACCATGGAATCATATGAACTGAACGCCTGTGTTGACAGACTGAACACATT is a window encoding:
- a CDS encoding VanW family protein, whose amino-acid sequence is MKGQEQNRGRTQNPHAAGPSQGFVPPAAVHNVPQKESQWYNPARQQEPLSYYTQQNSQAQQMQQPSQGRHTQPAQPPQGYPQQQSRQGYSAPGQQQQPPRGYYAPPQQQQPPQGYYAPRQQQLPPRQNQYVPQQQAPQGYYPGQQGPAVPYARPQPPKPPKKPVKFLPIAILAVLIIVAAVLGANGIHTAREQAAEQAAIQQKADMIQAKVEPYRDRFCPGVYVNGIDLGGMTYEEAKSAVESGIQAQHADWKVTLTYGSNHADITASDLNFTVDVTGVLNEAMQQGHNGSDEQRYNDMLQLEQTPYRTSTARPSAGNTQRIDDLLAIIKSSIDRPAQDAYVTPDQENINAPFQFYDEVNGLTLNTAPIREWIFEKLSTMENGTYEIQPDQVQPSVRKADLMQKYSLRASATTKIHTSSTEDRNNNIRHALCDFVNGYKLAPGETFSFNTVVGYRTAERGFYPAQEIAYGNYVEGYGGGVCQASTTLYQAALCAGLQIVERKAHSEKVRYTELGLDATVYMEKGYKHNKDFRFKNNTDGDIYIFATVEKDPTEKKKNRLRTRVDIYGPYMGDVHYELQSTIIETLYAEPEYKKDKKHEYTTYPGELYLYSEGREGYKVNVYRTNTVNQQSEWLYTDTYEAKKAVYYEGV
- a CDS encoding MBL fold metallo-hydrolase, whose translation is MEKKIPYFMAEEIAEKSWMITNAFVENSYANCYLIEGEDYALLIDSILGMGNLKTFCETLTDKPIRVANTHSHSDHVGGNFHFDHCYMPDRDIASFQDCVGVKKEQVMEIAKKTALPEYRDLIEPDDNFVDWNAIKVYPIYDGDMFDLGGRIIEVVDVGGHTAGEVVFIDHKSRIAYSGDACNGNTLLEFPNSLPIISYLRNLLHLKEHQKEFDKMYGGHEIFDASIVDEAIETVAKVVAGTDDKCERPGMMGGTVFYAAEKVKDGYPRVDGKHFNMSYVPEKVAAPEETRQIIK
- a CDS encoding RNA polymerase sigma factor, with product MRKETQVPGSMSEEELNRLVDAYSGILLGLCRLTLGDTAMAQDIVQETFLKAWQSGGFRRESEKAWLIRVAINLCHDYHRSRWWKHIDHKADLDEIQIAEPDPADREILAMVKELPFRERQIVILYYWNRMRTNEIAETLGISQASVSRSLEKARKLLKLELEGG
- a CDS encoding MFS transporter, with the protein product MQKKNIPLLCVITFLQGMVFYASVATLYREAAGLSMLQIGTIEAVNLALSMALEVPWGWLADRIGYRRTMIACNVLFLVTKVIFWQAEGFAGFLAERVLLAVVLSGLSGVDSSMLYLSAPPEKNQKYEGWCQAVGEAGVLLSGLVYTVFLSGQYRAAALWTMIAYGLAAVLTFFLAEVKPEEECQQKRSMLALVKEHFRVPGMIQLVLCCTLAGETMQCMMVFFNQKLYVRCGMSDRMIGAAFLVMTLAGLCGPLSHRITKRLGQKRMGLGLLLTTALCAGALAVTTSGLLSVMLITVISAAGALISPLTGSMQNEMIKTPDRATAMSLNAIVGGSLAVPMELGLNGMADVSIPWTMVLCAVLCAVSAVLYSRTMKRSAVWNS
- a CDS encoding DUF4177 domain-containing protein — translated: MYEYYVEACNVREAEGLMNQLAAEGWRVITVTPDIARGHGVVITFERQKG
- a CDS encoding peptide deformylase, with translation MVREIIHDPIFLQRKSLNATAADLPIAEDLVDTLQANADRCVGLAANMIGKRKRIIAFCNGPLIMVMLNPKIINKDGEYETEEGCLSLDGVRKTKRYRSITVTWQDMDMNKRTGTLSGYAAQIVQHELDHCEGILI
- a CDS encoding AEC family transporter, which gives rise to MFLILIRQILQMFLLAGIGFLLFRCGRITREGSRTIGNILIYVSLPAVIINGFLVERTAEHVYGLLWSAATSFVLLLVSVLVSHFVFRKDPVGAFASSFANPGFFGIPLVIAALGEGAVFYAAPFIALLNIGQWTYGVSRLNGQPVLQGLQPKKLIRAPFVIALLVGVALFASRLPLPEIISGGLRTVAGLNTPLAMFTVGIYLAQTDIPGMLKRKSLGLISVVRLLAIPLIALLLLWLLPESMQEMRTVLLICAACPVGSNVAVYAQLYGKDYPYAVETVVFSTVFSLASIPLITYLSSLIW